A stretch of [Clostridium] innocuum DNA encodes these proteins:
- a CDS encoding DUF2399 domain-containing protein, whose protein sequence is MIEDAFAQYLLQDTGFRRVTDLWIRQYQKLQHFGGTICIKDPEDDEREAIGGLLGKDYWGVRDISIPYSVWEKAIEDSRFAGSDFLRVLEIYKGESILTNKEQKEIKAQKEQQDMRSLSKRYACTKAGEWLNWMQETNHKSYGNIRQLLNNNKWQTVCFILDAINQLPVWKQEIETMAVFASSVTQDPHFFDKGIENTLLFQGICYFLNVEEQDISLAEKNKLYYEAGLLKDDLSNSCMIAHLNAEGRDGKVHEAWKGFFDRYEAWTVSLYNLQQIHNISDAIKAVYIVENPSVFRSLFLEGKRLGKEQIGFVCTNGQLNLCGYVLLDLIQKSNILMYYAGDFDPEGILIADKLKQRYKDDLHLWKSTVEEYHRIMSTSSISEKRLLSLQNCRSEELQALCRELEKHAYSGYQEALLSLYIEEIKNS, encoded by the coding sequence ATGATAGAGGATGCATTTGCACAATATCTTTTACAGGATACCGGCTTTCGACGTGTGACTGATCTATGGATTCGTCAATATCAGAAGCTACAGCATTTTGGAGGAACAATATGTATCAAGGATCCTGAGGATGATGAGCGTGAGGCAATTGGGGGCTTACTCGGTAAGGATTACTGGGGAGTCCGTGACATTTCCATACCTTATTCTGTCTGGGAAAAGGCAATCGAGGACAGCCGGTTTGCCGGAAGTGATTTTCTTCGTGTACTCGAAATTTATAAGGGAGAAAGCATACTGACGAACAAAGAACAGAAAGAAATAAAGGCTCAAAAGGAACAGCAGGATATGCGATCTCTATCCAAACGCTATGCATGCACAAAAGCTGGAGAGTGGCTAAACTGGATGCAGGAAACAAATCATAAAAGCTATGGAAATATCCGTCAGCTGCTAAACAATAATAAGTGGCAGACAGTATGTTTTATATTGGACGCAATTAATCAGCTGCCTGTTTGGAAGCAGGAAATAGAAACTATGGCAGTATTCGCCTCCTCAGTGACCCAGGATCCACATTTCTTTGATAAAGGCATTGAGAATACGCTGCTGTTTCAGGGAATCTGTTACTTCCTTAATGTCGAGGAACAGGATATCAGTCTGGCAGAGAAGAACAAGCTGTATTATGAAGCCGGTTTATTAAAAGATGATTTATCAAACAGCTGTATGATTGCGCATCTGAATGCAGAAGGCAGAGATGGAAAAGTACATGAGGCATGGAAAGGATTCTTTGACCGCTATGAGGCATGGACAGTGTCTTTGTACAATCTGCAGCAAATCCATAACATATCTGACGCTATTAAAGCAGTTTATATTGTGGAGAATCCATCGGTATTCCGTTCTTTGTTTTTGGAGGGGAAAAGGCTGGGCAAGGAACAGATCGGCTTTGTATGCACAAATGGTCAGCTAAATCTGTGCGGCTATGTATTGCTGGATCTCATACAGAAAAGTAACATTCTCATGTATTATGCAGGGGACTTTGATCCTGAGGGAATTCTGATTGCGGATAAGCTAAAGCAGCGTTATAAAGATGATTTGCATTTATGGAAAAGTACAGTGGAGGAATATCATAGGATTATGTCAACCTCATCCATCAGTGAAAAGCGTCTCTTGTCATTGCAAAACTGCAGGAGTGAAGAATTACAGGCACTTTGCAGAGAACTTGAAAAGCACGCATACAGTGGTTATCAGGAGGCATTGCTATCCTTATATATTGAGGAAATAAAAAATTCTTAA